AGGGAGCGGAGAGCAGCCTTTTTAGAGAGTACAGGAGATGCTACTGAAATACTTGCTCTCATGCACAGGCACAGGAGTGTTTTCAACTTCAACTTTAAAGAACTTTATTTGTCATCAAGGAACTTTATTTGTGCAAAAGCATCATTGCAAACTCTTCACAAAGCTCGACAGACGGACACATGACAAAAGCAGACAGAATGCATGTATGTGCAGATGCAAAAGGGAAAGTAATTTAAAAAGTCACCAGGAATCCAGCATTACACTGACATACAAAGTGCAAAGCTCATGAGTttgacatatatatatttttatttttattaaattaaacacCTGCAAAGCTTTTGATTATGTTTGTATTACCCTCCTGTTATATTCGTTTCTCTagaacagaataatgttcctgggtcaatttgacccggggcatattcaattatccaaagtgtcagaaccccaaaaaatcccaatacaatttttttaaatgtaattattaactccattactaaccatttaaatcaatatttagtccattggtattctttgattctcacagatcatggttcaatgaggataactcactcgtttttcattaaaattgattttaaaacttttttaatgtacattggaaagccctaaatacaaatacaatagttttacatgacatatatttttgtttattttattttacattttgattattttttttatgaagtaatgttgataaattaacacaacatatcttctgtcacatgctgcccagatttttatgctgcatttagctggtttggaaggcatatactttctaaaatagactttaaaaaatataaatttgacCTGctacataacaggagggttaagtttaCTGTTACCACATACTTTCATGCTGGAAAAAATCACAGCAAGCAAAGTGATCTCTCATCAGGGTGTCAGTTATGGCTTTGATGATGTGTCTCCCTCCAGAGGAAAGCAGAGGTAGTGTGCTTACAGAAAACATACAGCATACACTCACGTGATtactaaaaataaactttatttatatttcatacaAAGAACAAGTCACCAAATGTACAGAATATACTACATgatgcaaaacacaaaaaaaacatgttttttcattttttttatattttgtatgtcaTAGCTAACTCTTgcaaacattttgtctttacaatattttttctaCACACTAATTGGAACAAAAAAGTGCAATGATAGAAAGTGTGGGCATGAAAAGCCCATTAAAAGAAGAATGTCGAgtaacaaaaaaatgtcaagaTATTGCAAAATCAAGATAAATTCACAGATTGTACTCATCAGTGCAAGGCCCTGCAGGCAGCGCACTGACACTCAAATCAAAACTGGGAGGAAACGGTTAGATGTGTATCAATGCACACGAGTCTTGGCTGCTTGGGAGTGGAGCATGTTGTGGTTTAACCACTTGAAACTGACAGGCAGCTGGTGGTGGAGCTCAGCCTGTATTTTTTGGGTGCTCTGCGCGGCTTTTTAGGGGTTGAGGGCGGGGAGGCCACGCTCAAATTTCTGACTTTGCTAAAACTGTTCCTCAGACTGTCCCTTCTGCTCTCTGAggtgctgctgctctccttgGATGTGAAGCGGTCTGGATGACAGAGGCCTGACCTCACGCAGCAACAGCACAGCAGCTCTGCCATGGCCTTCCTCATCTCACTGCTGCCCAGCGCGTAGATGATGGGGTTCAGGCCAGAGTTCAGGACAGCCAGGGAGATGCAATAGTCTGCACTGAACAGCAGTGCACACTGGCGAGAGTCGCAGAAGAAATCCACCAGTAAGAGCAAGAACAAAGGCCCCCAGCAGACTATGAAAACCCCCACAATGGTGATCACAGTTTTGAGCAGAGCCAAAGAGCGGTTTCGGCTGCGATATGGGCCCTGCTGTGCACTTCTGTGTACGTGGCAGTAGATGAGACCATAGAGCGCACCAACAGTCAGGAGGATGACGAAGAAGAtgatgagagagaaaaggatGTAGGACTTTGagtagagagggaggagagtggAGCATCCACCAAGGCTGCACACACAGTTCCAGCCCACCAAGGGAAGGAAACCAATCACCAGAGCCAAACCCCAGCAGAGCGCAACCAAGCCATAGATCCTGTAGTAGGTCCTCCTGGTGGACTTCTGAGGCAGTGGTCTCATCATGGTAGTATAACGCTCCACAGCAATCAGCAACAAACTGAATATGGAAGCTGCCAGGGCCACAAACAACACACCCTCCCTGAAGAGCCAAAGAGCAGGGGTGAGGCGAAATGTCTTGCTGCCGGACAAACAAATATTGACCACATAAGCAGCACCAGTGAGGAGGTCGCTGAGCGTGATGTTGGCGATGCACACGTAAACCCAACGCCGGCTGTGGCGTATACGGGACATGACAGCTACCAGAACCAAGAAGTTCTCCAGGATGATGAAGATACTGACACAGAGGGAGATGGCTGTGGTGACACTGACAAGGTTCTGCGGGTCTGAGATGGTCCGGTTCTGCAAGCGGCCAGTGTGGTTGTAATGCCTTAGGATCACGGGGTTGATACCAGTACCAATGGTGGTGGAGTTGCTGGGGTCGCTGGTTGGGTGGTACAGGTGGGGGCAAGAGGAGGGGGAAACGGGGGAGTAAAAGGCATCCATAGTGGTAGATGGGCTTTTGGAGGCGAGGCTGACAGGTGTGAACAGGCTAAACTCGAGCTGCAGGGGAATTAGTGTGAAACTCCTGCGATCAAACAGGCTAATGTCACACTCTAACCTCTGGAGCTCAACACACACCTgagaagagaaaaaggagacaaaagaaGAATAATCAGAAACAATTGCTATAAGGCAGGAtaatatttgaaaaaacaatGTACTTCCTTATTGTGGTCTGTTGATCAGTTTAAAAGGCATTATTTAAATGCCTGCCACATGTGCCAAGTTACCCCACCTCGCTGTGGTTAACACAGGATGACAGTACAGCATCAGGGCATTTAAATGTCTTCATCGAGGAAATACACATTGTTTTGTACAATATTACAAGTTTCACAGGgcagcattaataaataaaaaaaggccaTAAAGTAATAAACTATCTTGAAACGTGCAAAAAGTGCAAATACTGTCGTccatttttgcattaaaatcCTGTAATGAACATCCATTGACATCAGCTATTTATAATAGAGAAGAAAATGTAGTTTTCCAATGTTTAAGTGTTAAAGTTCAACTCAAAGCAACAAcctaaaaaaaataagttatttttctgtattgCTTATTTTTTTCTACACCCTAGAGTTTAGTCGTAATTTTGAAATCTACCtacaataaacattttaaatggcaTTGTAGTTTTAACTAAATAATGTTTAGTTATTTTTagtaattttagttttttagttaGTCATTAAATGCATCATTACAGGTATTTTCTTATTATGCAGAAAAGGATGCTGTGCAGGACTTACTCTGGTTGCTGGAGGTGATTCTGAGCATGTGAGATGGTTGCATAGTTGATGGGGAAGTAAGCCAAAGAAAGCTGGGTTGTCACAACCACCACACCCAagacatgcatacacacacacacacacacacacacacacacacacacacacacacacacacacacacacacacacacacacacacacacacaaaaaacacactcgCACTACACTGTGTAACTTAGTGATTGCAGTCACTTTGCTTTTATTCCATCACCTGGTAAAGACACAAAGAAACTGTGAGAATTTCCCAGACACTTGCATTATAAAATTTCACTGTTGAATAATTTGAAAtgggttattttattttacaagaatctttttttgttaataatgATCATTAATAGTTTTCTGTTGCAACAAGGTCATCATAATTTTCCAAGGGCATCACACAAGTTTTACTACAACAACACATCACATCCCATTGCTCAAGCTCATACTCATACGGGAAAGGATCTTTCAAAATATGCCACACTAAGCAAGTTGTAAATGCTTTCTAAAGTAACATGACTCAAAAATCTTTTAGGATATGGGGCAAGAATCTCACTTGCACTGACAAGGCCATGGCATTGAGCCAGGAATGATATTACAAAAGCCTCAAATTAGAAacaactctttttttctcagtatttctcagaaaggcagaaaaacagGAACCCCCAATCAGATGGAAACGCGCTCCTCCCTGCAGAGGGCTGGTTTCATGCGTCTCATCTAACAGCTGTGGTAGATGGTGTAGGGCAAAGGGGCCAACACCACTGAATTCACtcattgctgttgttgttaCAATGCAGGGCACACTTGTCTTCAGAAAACCTTAAATCAAGCTCCAGCAGACCAAAACCACATGCCATATGACAGGCAGTGGCATTGAGACCACGACCGCTATCAAGTCAACCCTAAACACATAAGATGCTGACAACCAGCATATGAGGCATCCAGCAAGCAAGATGCCAGAGCCCCAAATCAAGAAACCACAGTTCAAATATGAGCAAAACCAGAACTCATGGCTGAACATATTTTCCCTCAGAGTGGAGTTTTCAAAGACTTATGATTATATATTTCAAACTTTCAGTAAAGTAGGCTCTAATTGTATCCCTGCACTATAATTATCATCTATCAAATGCTTCAAAAGCATGCAGAAATAGGCCAAAAGAAACTTCTGGGAATATATAACTATAATTATTTCTGCTCTCTACATGTTTGTGAGAAAATATTGCTTTTTAATAAGTTATGATTTTAATGATATGAACAAATTGCATGCAGATATTACCTGCATATCTGTCATTTATAACCATAAAAGGTTTCTATGGTTTCACTCAACTTTTGCATGGCATGAGAACTCCATGCAATACCAAGAGGGGGCACATGTAAAGACTGAAAAAGGTTACTCTAAATTTGACCTACATTTAGCCTCAAGCATAACTGCAATGACTTTCATGGGTTAGTGATCAAAGAAGCATGGAAACTTCTTCTTTTCAGTCCTCAGAtgtgaaaacaagacaaacatgcATCAGTGAactgcattttcagaatgttgATTTTGGATAGAAGGTCCTCTGTTTGCATCTCAATATACTGTGGCAAGTTTGTAATTGAAAATAatatgaaaaggaaaaatacaCATCAAGCAATAGCAACCAAGGGTGTCAACAACACCCATGACTGTTGAAAACGCCCttcttctgaaaacacaactatCGCCTATTTGGCTTGAAGTGCGTCGTCTAAACCAcaagtgcgtgtgtgtttcttctttcatttttttactgACAAATGGAGCGATGCTGTAGATTGTGGCAGTGTGTGTCCAGTCCAGCAactttattgtttgttcagcaacAAACACTAAACTCCTTCCACGCTGTATTTTACATATCTACATATTATTTTGATTACATTACAGGTTTTTAAAAGATGGTAATGCCGGCAGACTGGTCACTGGTCTGTCAAACTTAATGTACAGGCACGGAGATGATCTTATTCACCTGTACTGCATGTGAGGGAGGAAGCCTATATACCACATGCAAACTTTGCTCAGAAAAGCCTCAGATTGGGGCTCCAGTTTGCCCTTGTGGTTAAGTTGTGTGCCCCATGtaaagaggctatagtcctcaatcAGGAGGCCTGGGTTCCcactggtttcctgctctattcaCTGTCCTACCTTCTCTACATAAAAGCAATAAAGCCTAAAAAcgacaactttaaaaaataaagcccCAGATGGCCACTTGGAACTTAAGCCAATCAGCAATGATATGCAGCAGGGTGAAAGGGTTTAAAAGCCTGGTGATATTATACTATatgatcaataatacagtagTCAGCCTGATCTGGCCTTTAAATTGTGAATAAATAGACTGCATTAAGTATAAAAGAAAACTTATTTTGGTCAGTTCCTGACTTACAGAGTGGTATTCAACAACTTGTGGGTATAGTGATACTTGCCCTTCAGGCCTTGCTCATTTCAAAGTGAATCCTCATTGGCCACATGTACAGAATAAGTCTCAGGATATATGAGTGAACAATAGAACAAGGTTGGGTTTTCTTAGTAACTTCTTTAGGCTTAAGGCAGGTGCCGCTCAGGTTCAAGCAAATGAAGGACTCAACCTGAAACTGAGCAACAGTGAAACAGGCTTAATTCACGAGTGCAGTCAAATGAAGAATCAGCAATAGTAATGGGAAGGAAAAAAATGGCTGCACTAGCACTGCACATCCATAACATAACAATGATGGGCAGCTtgaaaatgtatgcaaacatcatttttattacatttttcctctttcttgtcAAACACTGTGTGATCGGTTTGGTTAACTCACACTTCTCAGTTGACAATTATCTCACAATG
The genomic region above belongs to Notolabrus celidotus isolate fNotCel1 chromosome 2, fNotCel1.pri, whole genome shotgun sequence and contains:
- the s1pr4 gene encoding sphingosine 1-phosphate receptor 4, which codes for MDAFYSPVSPSSCPHLYHPTSDPSNSTTIGTGINPVILRHYNHTGRLQNRTISDPQNLVSVTTAISLCVSIFIILENFLVLVAVMSRIRHSRRWVYVCIANITLSDLLTGAAYVVNICLSGSKTFRLTPALWLFREGVLFVALAASIFSLLLIAVERYTTMMRPLPQKSTRRTYYRIYGLVALCWGLALVIGFLPLVGWNCVCSLGGCSTLLPLYSKSYILFSLIIFFVILLTVGALYGLIYCHVHRSAQQGPYRSRNRSLALLKTVITIVGVFIVCWGPLFLLLLVDFFCDSRQCALLFSADYCISLAVLNSGLNPIIYALGSSEMRKAMAELLCCCCVRSGLCHPDRFTSKESSSTSESRRDSLRNSFSKVRNLSVASPPSTPKKPRRAPKKYRLSSTTSCLSVSSG